The following are from one region of the Mycolicibacterium helvum genome:
- a CDS encoding phosphotransferase family protein, producing the protein MSAATAIPRYPSDVTGGWLAGILSRPGAPVAVDAVEVTPVGTGQTGATFRIKATYATNVDNLPASFILKLPAGDDAVRDRVTLGYRSECAFYQSVAELVTIPIPQCYHVDIADEGASYALLLADQAPAVQGDQIAGCDLPEARLAVRALAGLHGPTWCDPRWQNFPGLAMSVTGEDAIRGLGDISKMAAGITIEKLGTRLNAEDSETLVAAMDLVTPWLLNAPERFALLHGDYRLDNLLFDGERVSVVDWQTLGVGLAGRDLAYFTGTSLEPGLRAEAERDLVADYHRALLDTGVNDYDAETCWHDYLLGMIQVPLISALGCAFAVETERGDDMMAAMLRRGCQAIRELGTLELIAR; encoded by the coding sequence ATGAGCGCCGCGACCGCGATTCCCCGCTATCCCTCTGATGTCACCGGCGGCTGGCTGGCCGGCATCCTGAGCCGTCCCGGTGCACCCGTCGCCGTCGACGCCGTCGAGGTGACGCCGGTGGGTACGGGTCAGACGGGTGCCACCTTCCGCATCAAGGCGACCTATGCCACCAATGTCGACAACCTGCCCGCCAGCTTCATCCTGAAATTGCCCGCCGGCGACGATGCCGTCCGGGACCGGGTAACCCTTGGCTACCGCAGCGAATGCGCGTTCTATCAATCGGTCGCCGAGCTGGTGACGATCCCGATTCCGCAGTGCTACCACGTCGATATCGCCGACGAAGGAGCCAGTTACGCACTGCTGCTGGCTGACCAGGCCCCGGCCGTCCAAGGCGACCAGATCGCCGGCTGCGACCTGCCCGAGGCTCGGCTGGCGGTGCGTGCACTGGCGGGCCTGCACGGGCCCACCTGGTGTGATCCGCGGTGGCAGAACTTTCCTGGCCTGGCCATGTCGGTCACCGGTGAGGACGCCATCCGCGGCCTGGGCGACATCTCCAAGATGGCCGCCGGCATCACGATCGAGAAACTCGGGACCAGGCTGAACGCCGAAGATTCCGAAACCTTGGTTGCTGCTATGGATTTGGTGACGCCGTGGCTGCTGAACGCGCCTGAGCGGTTCGCCCTGCTGCACGGTGACTACCGGCTGGACAATCTGCTCTTCGACGGCGAGCGGGTCAGCGTGGTCGACTGGCAGACCCTCGGCGTCGGACTGGCCGGCCGCGACTTGGCCTACTTCACCGGGACCAGCCTGGAGCCGGGCCTGCGGGCCGAGGCCGAACGGGACCTGGTCGCCGACTATCACCGGGCTCTGCTCGACACCGGCGTGAACGACTACGACGCGGAAACCTGCTGGCACGATTACCTTCTGGGCATGATTCAGGTGCCGCTGATCTCCGCACTGGGCTGTGCATTCGCGGTGGAAACCGAACGTGGTGACGACATGATGGCCGCGATGCTACGCCGCGGCTGCCAAGCCATCCGCGAACTGGGCACCCTCGAGCTGATTGCCCGCTAG
- a CDS encoding mycofactocin-coupled SDR family oxidoreductase, with amino-acid sequence MTGKLSGKVAFITGAARGQGRAHAVKMAREGADIIAVDIAGKLPECVPYNPATPEDLAETVRLVEAAGRRIVPAVVDVRDHDGLKEAVADGVSKLGRLDIIVANAGITSPAAWDEIRPEDFRDVMDVNVTGTWNTVMAGAPAIVEGGRGGSVILISSAAGIKLQPFMVHYTASKHAVTGMARAFAAELGKHNIRVNSVHPGPVNTDMGTGDMVAALGKAMETNPALNNMMLPFLPIYIAEPEDIADTVCFLASDDAKLITAEAISVDQGSTKY; translated from the coding sequence ATGACCGGAAAGCTCAGCGGCAAGGTCGCATTCATCACCGGAGCCGCCCGCGGGCAGGGCCGCGCGCACGCGGTGAAGATGGCCCGCGAGGGTGCCGACATCATCGCGGTCGACATCGCGGGCAAGCTGCCGGAATGTGTTCCGTACAACCCAGCCACCCCGGAGGACTTGGCCGAGACCGTACGACTGGTCGAGGCGGCCGGCCGGCGGATCGTGCCGGCCGTCGTGGATGTCCGCGACCACGACGGGCTCAAGGAAGCTGTCGCCGACGGTGTGTCCAAACTCGGCCGGCTGGACATCATCGTCGCCAACGCCGGTATCACCTCGCCCGCGGCGTGGGATGAGATCCGGCCGGAGGATTTCCGGGATGTCATGGACGTCAACGTGACCGGCACCTGGAACACCGTGATGGCAGGTGCCCCGGCGATTGTCGAGGGCGGTCGCGGCGGCTCGGTGATCCTGATCAGCTCGGCGGCCGGTATCAAGCTGCAGCCATTCATGGTGCACTACACCGCCAGCAAGCATGCGGTCACCGGCATGGCCAGAGCATTCGCCGCCGAACTCGGCAAGCACAACATCCGGGTGAACAGCGTGCACCCCGGACCGGTCAACACCGACATGGGCACCGGCGACATGGTGGCCGCGCTGGGCAAGGCGATGGAAACCAACCCGGCGCTGAACAACATGATGCTGCCGTTCCTGCCGATTTACATCGCCGAGCCGGAGGACATCGCCGACACCGTGTGCTTCCTGGCCAGCGACGACGCCAAACTGATTACCGCTGAGGCGATTTCAGTCGATCAGGGCTCGACCAAGTACTGA
- a CDS encoding acyl-CoA dehydrogenase family protein: MTSPTSDVSDDDFREILAQTRHFVRSAVVPREAEILAGDKVPDDLRDQAKKMGLFGYAIPQEWGGLGLNIAQDVELAMELGYTSLALRSMFGTNNGIAGQVLVGFGTDEQKARWLEPIASGEVVASFALTEPGAGSNPSGLKTKAVRDGDSWVINGSKQYITNAPVANLFIVFARTRPADANGAGIAVFLVPADTAGVEIGVKDAKMGQEGAWTSDVNFTDVRVGDDTLIGGSEDIGYRAAMTSLARGRIHIAALAVGSAQRALDESVAYAATATQGGTPIGSFQLVQAMLADQQTGVMAGCALVRDAARKWVDNEDRRIAPSVAKLFCTEMAGNVADLAVQVHGGAGYMRGVPVERIYREVRLLRLYEGTSEIQRLIIGGGLVKEAQRKP; this comes from the coding sequence ATGACCAGCCCGACGTCCGACGTCAGCGACGACGACTTCCGCGAGATCCTGGCCCAAACCCGCCACTTCGTGCGATCGGCGGTAGTGCCGCGGGAAGCGGAGATCCTTGCCGGGGACAAGGTGCCCGACGATCTGCGTGACCAGGCCAAGAAGATGGGCCTGTTCGGGTACGCGATCCCGCAGGAGTGGGGTGGGCTCGGTCTGAACATCGCCCAAGACGTCGAGCTGGCGATGGAGCTGGGTTACACGAGCTTGGCGCTGCGATCGATGTTCGGCACCAATAATGGCATCGCCGGTCAGGTGCTGGTCGGGTTCGGCACCGACGAGCAGAAGGCACGCTGGCTGGAGCCGATCGCCTCGGGCGAGGTGGTCGCGTCGTTCGCGCTGACCGAGCCGGGCGCCGGCTCCAATCCGTCCGGGTTGAAGACGAAAGCCGTTCGCGATGGCGACAGTTGGGTGATCAACGGCAGCAAGCAGTACATCACCAACGCACCAGTGGCGAACCTGTTCATCGTGTTCGCCCGCACCCGGCCCGCCGATGCCAACGGCGCGGGCATCGCAGTGTTCCTGGTACCTGCGGACACTGCCGGCGTCGAAATCGGTGTCAAGGACGCCAAGATGGGCCAGGAGGGCGCCTGGACCTCGGATGTGAACTTCACTGATGTCCGGGTCGGCGACGACACCCTGATCGGCGGCAGCGAGGACATCGGGTACCGAGCGGCGATGACCTCCCTGGCCCGCGGTCGTATCCACATTGCGGCGCTTGCGGTCGGCTCCGCCCAACGTGCGCTGGACGAGTCGGTCGCCTACGCGGCCACCGCGACACAGGGCGGCACGCCAATCGGGAGTTTCCAACTGGTGCAGGCGATGCTGGCCGACCAGCAGACCGGAGTGATGGCCGGGTGCGCTCTTGTTCGCGACGCCGCACGCAAGTGGGTCGACAATGAGGACCGCAGGATCGCACCGTCGGTGGCCAAGCTGTTCTGCACCGAAATGGCAGGCAACGTTGCCGATCTCGCGGTCCAGGTGCACGGCGGGGCGGGCTACATGCGTGGCGTACCGGTCGAACGGATCTACCGCGAGGTCCGGCTGTTACGGCTATACGAAGGCACCAGTGAAATTCAGCGCCTGATAATCGGCGGCGGACTAGTCAAGGAAGCGCAGCGCAAGCCATGA
- the fabG gene encoding 3-oxoacyl-ACP reductase FabG, with translation MSLLAGQTAVITGGAQGLGFAIAEQFIAEGARVVLGDLNVDATQEAVDKLGGADVARAVKCNVTTYADVDALVDAAIEQFGSFDIMVNNAGITRDATLRKMTEDEFDQVISVHLKGTWNGLKKASTVMREQKRGAIVNMSSISGKVGMIGQTNYSAAKAGIVGITKAASKELAHLGVRVNAIQPGLIRSAMTEAMPQRIWDSKVAEVPMGRAGEPSEVAKVALFLASDLSSYMTGTVLEVTGGRHL, from the coding sequence ATGTCGTTGCTGGCTGGCCAGACCGCGGTCATCACCGGTGGAGCGCAGGGCCTTGGCTTTGCGATCGCCGAGCAGTTCATCGCCGAGGGTGCCCGCGTGGTGCTCGGCGACCTCAACGTCGACGCCACCCAGGAAGCGGTCGACAAGCTCGGCGGTGCCGATGTCGCGCGGGCGGTGAAGTGCAATGTCACCACCTACGCCGATGTCGACGCGCTGGTCGATGCGGCCATCGAGCAGTTCGGCAGCTTCGACATCATGGTCAACAACGCCGGGATCACCCGCGACGCCACCCTGCGCAAGATGACCGAGGATGAATTCGACCAGGTGATCTCGGTGCACCTGAAGGGCACCTGGAATGGCCTGAAGAAGGCCTCGACGGTGATGCGCGAGCAGAAGCGCGGCGCGATCGTGAACATGTCCTCGATCTCCGGCAAGGTCGGCATGATCGGGCAGACCAACTACTCGGCGGCAAAGGCCGGCATCGTCGGGATCACCAAAGCCGCCTCCAAGGAACTCGCGCACTTGGGTGTGCGGGTCAACGCCATTCAGCCGGGCCTGATCCGCTCGGCGATGACCGAGGCTATGCCGCAACGTATTTGGGATTCGAAGGTAGCCGAGGTGCCGATGGGCCGTGCCGGTGAGCCCTCGGAGGTCGCCAAGGTGGCATTGTTCCTGGCCTCCGACCTGTCGTCGTACATGACCGGTACGGTCCTCGAGGTCACCGGCGGACGGCACCTGTGA
- a CDS encoding acetyl-CoA C-acetyltransferase, with the protein MTRTAVICEPVRTPIGRYGGMFASLTAVDLGVAALTGLLARTGVAPDAVEDVILGHCYPNSEAPAIGRVVALDAGLPVTVPGMQVDRRCGSGLQAVIQACLQVASGDNDLVVAGGAESMSNVAFYSTDMRWGGGRTGVQVHDGLARGRTTAGGKHYPVPGGMLETAENLRREYGISRQAQDELAVASHQRAVTAQKDGILAEEIIPVTVATRRGEDVIDTDEHPRADTTLDSLGKLKPVLVKQDPEATVTAGNSSGQNDAASMCIVTTPERAAELGLTPLVRLVSWGSAGVGPEVMGIGPVPATEVALGKAGLSLADIDLIELNEAFAAQALAVMRAWGFTDTDHQRTNVHGSGISLGHPVGATGGRMLATLARELHRREARYGLETMCIGGGQGLAAVFERVTL; encoded by the coding sequence GTGACGCGCACGGCCGTCATCTGCGAGCCGGTCCGCACGCCGATCGGGCGCTACGGCGGCATGTTCGCGTCGCTGACGGCCGTCGACCTCGGGGTGGCCGCGCTGACGGGTCTGCTGGCACGCACCGGGGTCGCCCCCGACGCCGTCGAAGACGTGATCCTCGGGCATTGCTATCCCAACAGCGAGGCACCGGCGATCGGCCGGGTGGTGGCACTCGACGCCGGCCTGCCGGTGACGGTGCCCGGCATGCAGGTCGACCGGCGCTGTGGCTCGGGTCTGCAGGCTGTCATCCAGGCGTGTCTGCAAGTCGCTTCGGGTGACAACGATCTCGTCGTCGCCGGTGGTGCGGAAAGCATGAGCAACGTCGCGTTCTACTCGACCGATATGCGCTGGGGTGGCGGACGGACCGGAGTGCAGGTCCACGACGGCCTGGCCCGCGGCCGGACCACCGCCGGTGGCAAGCACTATCCGGTACCGGGCGGCATGCTGGAGACCGCCGAGAACCTGCGCCGCGAGTACGGCATCTCCCGCCAGGCGCAGGACGAGCTGGCGGTGGCCTCCCATCAGCGGGCGGTCACCGCGCAGAAAGACGGCATCCTCGCCGAGGAGATCATCCCCGTCACGGTCGCGACCCGCCGCGGCGAGGATGTGATCGACACCGACGAGCACCCCAGGGCCGACACCACCCTCGACTCGCTGGGCAAGCTCAAACCCGTTCTTGTCAAGCAAGATCCGGAGGCCACCGTCACCGCGGGTAACTCCAGCGGGCAGAACGACGCCGCCTCGATGTGCATCGTGACCACGCCGGAACGGGCCGCTGAACTGGGCCTGACCCCGCTGGTGCGGCTGGTCTCCTGGGGCTCGGCCGGAGTCGGGCCCGAGGTGATGGGCATCGGGCCGGTACCCGCCACCGAGGTCGCCCTGGGCAAGGCCGGATTGAGCTTGGCCGATATCGATCTCATCGAGCTCAACGAGGCGTTCGCCGCGCAGGCCTTGGCCGTCATGCGGGCATGGGGTTTCACCGATACCGACCACCAGCGCACCAATGTCCACGGTTCGGGAATCTCGCTCGGCCACCCCGTGGGAGCCACCGGCGGACGGATGTTGGCCACGCTCGCCCGCGAGCTGCACCGGCGGGAGGCCCGCTACGGGCTGGAGACAATGTGCATCGGCGGCGGCCAAGGGCTGGCCGCGGTGTTCGAAAGGGTGACCCTATGA
- a CDS encoding acyl-CoA dehydrogenase family protein, with amino-acid sequence MTRLAQTLGLTEIQTEIVSTVRQFVDKEIIPNAQELEHSDTYPQAIVDQMREMGLFGLMVPEEYGGLGESLLTYALCVEELARGWMSISGVINTHFIVAYMIRQHGTDEQKQRYLPRMATGEVRGAFSMSEPELGSDVAAIRTKARDNGNGTYTIDGQKMWLTNGGSSTLVAALVRTEEGADKPHRNLTAFLIEKPSGFGEVAPGLTIPGKIDKLGYKGIDTTELIFDGYIASADDVLGAKPGQGFFQMMDGVEVGRVNVSARACGVGIRAFELAVRYAQQRSTFGKPIAEHQAIAFQLAEMATKVEAAHLMMVNAARLKDSGERNDVAAGMAKYLASEFCAEVTQQSFRIHGGYGYSKEYEIERLMRDAPFLLIGEGTSEIQKNIISKRLLADYRI; translated from the coding sequence ATGACACGACTGGCCCAGACTCTCGGCCTGACCGAGATACAGACCGAAATCGTCTCCACCGTTCGACAATTCGTCGACAAAGAGATCATTCCCAACGCACAGGAACTCGAGCATTCCGACACCTATCCGCAGGCCATTGTCGACCAGATGCGGGAGATGGGGCTCTTCGGCCTGATGGTGCCTGAGGAGTACGGCGGGTTGGGGGAGTCACTGCTCACCTATGCGCTGTGCGTCGAGGAACTCGCCCGCGGCTGGATGAGCATCTCTGGGGTGATCAACACCCACTTCATCGTCGCATACATGATCCGCCAGCACGGCACCGACGAACAGAAGCAGCGGTACCTGCCCCGGATGGCCACCGGTGAGGTCAGGGGCGCGTTCTCGATGTCGGAGCCCGAGCTGGGTTCCGACGTCGCCGCGATTCGCACGAAGGCCAGGGACAACGGCAACGGCACGTACACCATCGACGGCCAGAAGATGTGGCTGACCAACGGCGGCAGCTCGACTCTGGTCGCCGCACTGGTGCGCACCGAGGAAGGTGCGGACAAGCCGCACCGCAACCTGACCGCTTTCCTGATCGAAAAGCCCTCGGGCTTCGGCGAAGTCGCTCCGGGCCTGACGATCCCCGGAAAGATCGACAAGCTCGGCTACAAGGGCATCGACACCACCGAACTGATCTTCGACGGGTACATCGCCAGCGCCGACGACGTCCTCGGTGCCAAACCGGGGCAGGGCTTCTTCCAGATGATGGACGGCGTCGAGGTCGGCCGGGTCAACGTGTCAGCCCGGGCGTGCGGGGTGGGCATCCGAGCCTTCGAGCTGGCGGTCCGATATGCCCAGCAGCGCAGCACGTTCGGCAAGCCGATCGCCGAGCATCAGGCCATCGCCTTCCAGCTGGCTGAGATGGCCACCAAAGTCGAAGCGGCACACCTGATGATGGTCAACGCCGCGCGGCTGAAGGACTCCGGCGAGCGCAACGACGTCGCCGCTGGGATGGCCAAGTACCTGGCCAGTGAGTTCTGCGCGGAGGTTACCCAGCAGAGCTTCCGCATCCACGGCGGATACGGGTATTCCAAGGAGTACGAGATCGAGCGGCTGATGCGCGACGCGCCGTTCCTGCTCATCGGTGAGGGCACCAGCGAGATCCAGAAGAACATCATCAGCAAGCGGCTGCTCGCGGACTACCGGATCTGA
- a CDS encoding GntR family transcriptional regulator, which translates to MSAPDFAPRPQLAEDVARFVRTRIFNGTYPAGEYIRLDQLAAELGISVTPVREALFELRGEGLLDQLPRRGFVVLPFTDRDITDVSNLQAYVGGELAARAALNITDGQLRELSTFHDELVAAYAADDGDRAVRLNHEFHRAINVAADSAKLAQLMSQITRYAPESVFPTIEGWPDKSVADHKRILAALKAHDEERARAAMSQHLSAGAVPLIEHLVKNGVVQRFQTME; encoded by the coding sequence ATGAGCGCGCCCGATTTCGCGCCACGCCCGCAGCTGGCCGAGGATGTCGCCCGGTTCGTGCGCACCCGGATCTTCAACGGCACCTACCCCGCCGGTGAGTACATCCGGCTGGACCAGCTGGCGGCCGAACTGGGCATCAGTGTCACTCCGGTCCGCGAAGCGTTGTTCGAGCTGCGCGGGGAAGGCCTGCTGGATCAGTTGCCGCGGCGCGGCTTCGTAGTGCTCCCGTTCACCGACCGCGATATCACCGACGTCTCGAACCTGCAGGCCTATGTCGGCGGTGAACTGGCCGCCCGGGCGGCGCTGAACATCACCGACGGCCAACTGCGGGAGTTGTCGACGTTCCACGACGAACTGGTCGCCGCCTACGCCGCCGACGACGGTGACCGCGCGGTGCGACTCAACCACGAATTCCACCGCGCCATCAACGTCGCGGCCGACTCCGCGAAGCTGGCGCAGCTGATGTCCCAGATCACCCGGTATGCACCGGAATCGGTGTTCCCCACCATCGAGGGCTGGCCGGACAAGTCGGTGGCCGACCACAAGCGGATCTTGGCGGCGCTCAAGGCGCACGACGAGGAGCGGGCTAGGGCCGCGATGTCGCAGCACCTGTCGGCAGGGGCGGTGCCGCTGATCGAACACCTGGTGAAAAACGGTGTGGTGCAGCGCTTTCAGACGATGGAATAA
- a CDS encoding maleylpyruvate isomerase N-terminal domain-containing protein, whose product MNDHTLAERIALYRRAGDHAVSVVAQVPLDRWDSPALGTWSVRTLVGHIGRSFTTVVEYSARPADRMDIADAAHYYLAIAELLADPGQIDARAVQAGLTLGDHPLDAIRELQDRATVALDTDDRVIQTIAGGMRLSDYLPTRIVELGLHSVDLARAIGVSEPLPPEVADAILAVTVEVARRRGDSQTLMCALTGRGPLPPGYSIV is encoded by the coding sequence ATGAACGACCACACCCTCGCCGAGCGCATCGCCCTTTACCGCCGGGCCGGTGACCACGCCGTGTCGGTGGTCGCACAGGTTCCCCTAGACCGCTGGGACAGTCCGGCGCTCGGGACGTGGTCGGTGCGAACGCTGGTCGGCCACATCGGCCGGTCATTCACCACCGTCGTCGAATACTCGGCGCGGCCGGCGGATCGAATGGACATCGCCGATGCCGCGCATTATTACCTCGCGATCGCCGAACTGCTCGCCGACCCAGGCCAGATCGACGCCCGGGCTGTCCAGGCCGGGCTCACGCTGGGCGATCATCCCCTCGACGCCATCCGCGAACTGCAGGATCGCGCGACCGTTGCGCTCGACACCGACGACCGCGTCATCCAGACCATCGCCGGCGGGATGCGGCTGTCGGACTATCTGCCCACCCGCATCGTCGAACTCGGGCTACACAGCGTCGATCTGGCCCGCGCGATCGGGGTGTCCGAGCCACTGCCGCCCGAGGTCGCCGACGCCATCCTTGCCGTCACCGTCGAGGTCGCCCGGCGCCGCGGCGACAGTCAGACGCTGATGTGCGCCCTCACCGGCCGCGGACCGCTTCCACCGGGTTATTCCATCGTCTGA
- a CDS encoding class I adenylate-forming enzyme family protein → MTDTIDALIRAQSARYGDKTFVIDPASRMTYTELDTVTGTLAGALVDAGISKGSRVGLIMGNNVRWVQLALALTRVGAVLVPLSTLLTARELVAQLKAASVHYLIAVDEFRGHRYLDELAPQRAKLPALHHVWRADALPGSTGRSPIGELADTVTPADPMVIMFTSGSSGPPKGVIHSHGNALGAVRSGLLARCIDADTRLYLPMPFFWVGGFGSGILSALIAGATLITEEIPEPEATLRLLEREKVTLFRGWPDQAETLARRATDVHADLSALRPGSLDALLPADQRAVPGARAKLFGMTESFGPYCGYLADTDMPRLAWGSCGKPFDGIEVRIADVDAGDPLPADAIGMIQIRGPHTLRGMCRRSREELFTADGFYPTGDLGRLDNDGFLFYHGRSDDMFKVSGATVYPSEVEAALREIDGVRAAFVTDVDGRVGAAVLCDGRAVDDLRAEARSKLSVFKVPTVWLLLDSDDDIPRGTTGKVDLRRLRELLTGQA, encoded by the coding sequence ATGACTGACACCATCGACGCGCTGATCCGCGCCCAGTCCGCCCGGTACGGCGACAAGACATTCGTCATCGACCCGGCAAGCCGGATGACCTACACCGAACTCGACACTGTGACAGGCACTCTGGCGGGCGCACTGGTCGACGCGGGCATCAGCAAGGGCAGCCGAGTCGGGCTGATCATGGGAAACAACGTCCGATGGGTACAGCTGGCTCTAGCGCTGACGCGTGTCGGCGCGGTTCTGGTTCCGCTGAGCACACTGCTGACCGCGCGCGAGCTGGTTGCCCAGCTCAAGGCAGCCTCAGTGCACTACCTGATCGCCGTCGACGAGTTTCGCGGCCACCGCTATCTGGATGAGCTAGCCCCACAGCGCGCGAAACTGCCTGCACTGCACCATGTATGGCGAGCCGATGCACTGCCGGGAAGCACCGGCCGGTCGCCGATAGGCGAGCTCGCCGACACCGTGACCCCCGCCGACCCCATGGTCATCATGTTCACCTCCGGCAGCAGCGGACCCCCGAAGGGGGTGATCCACTCGCACGGTAATGCGTTGGGCGCCGTGCGATCCGGCTTGCTGGCCCGCTGCATCGACGCCGACACCCGGCTCTATCTGCCGATGCCGTTCTTCTGGGTCGGCGGTTTTGGCAGCGGCATCCTGTCGGCGCTCATCGCGGGGGCAACGCTGATAACCGAGGAGATCCCCGAACCCGAAGCGACCCTGAGGTTGCTGGAGCGGGAGAAGGTCACGCTGTTCCGCGGCTGGCCCGACCAGGCCGAGACACTGGCCCGCCGGGCCACCGATGTGCACGCCGACCTGTCAGCGCTGCGGCCGGGCAGTCTGGATGCGCTGCTGCCTGCCGATCAACGCGCCGTGCCCGGCGCGCGGGCGAAGCTGTTCGGCATGACAGAGTCCTTCGGGCCCTACTGCGGTTACCTCGCCGACACCGATATGCCGCGATTGGCGTGGGGCAGCTGCGGAAAACCGTTCGACGGCATAGAGGTTCGCATCGCCGACGTCGACGCCGGCGACCCGCTGCCCGCAGACGCCATCGGCATGATCCAGATCCGCGGGCCCCACACGCTGCGCGGCATGTGCCGGCGCAGCCGGGAGGAATTGTTCACCGCCGACGGCTTCTACCCCACCGGTGACCTGGGACGCCTCGACAATGACGGTTTCCTGTTCTACCACGGTCGTTCCGACGACATGTTCAAGGTCAGCGGCGCCACCGTGTACCCCAGCGAGGTGGAGGCCGCCCTGCGGGAGATCGATGGGGTGCGGGCCGCCTTCGTCACCGACGTGGACGGGCGAGTGGGTGCCGCGGTTCTCTGCGACGGCCGCGCCGTCGATGATCTGCGCGCCGAGGCACGGTCGAAGCTGAGCGTGTTCAAGGTACCCACGGTGTGGCTGCTTCTCGATTCCGACGACGACATTCCACGCGGCACCACCGGGAAGGTCGATCTCCGCCGTCTGCGTGAGCTGCTCACCGGGCAGGCGTAA
- a CDS encoding class I adenylate-forming enzyme family protein, with the protein MNADTVGALLREQAAARGDHPLLVCDAERLSYAEAEQHSAELARGLIALSAGKGTHIGLLYPNGAAFVIAMLAAARIGAVVVPFSTFSTEPELRDQLVHSDTEILLATPSFRGHDYATRLSRVTAPWLRHVAFGHQIADACAPELAAALEDDVDGCDPLTIVYTSGSTGTPKGVVHTHESLLDHQRNLNEIRGLTPGDRLFCNSPFFWIGGLAFGLLATLVAGSTLVCSNGEPGAVLDLLEEVQPTMTNGFAAGAAYLARHESFAGRDLSSMRRGNLYPIMAPDARPCDPELRHNILGMTEAGSVLLLSGDDTDQPEHRRGSFGKPAPGFDAQIVDGELYIRGRYVMQQYYKRSREECFDADGWFHTGDLFRTDADGFFYFLGRRGSMIKTAGANVLPAEVEKAIAHVTGGLVAHVLPLPDPGRGQLVAAVVLVADSETFDEDAVRDRLRTELSSYKIPRRFATLSPGELPLTSSGKVDLPRLAAVFDD; encoded by the coding sequence GTGAACGCTGACACCGTCGGGGCGCTGCTGCGCGAGCAGGCTGCCGCGCGCGGCGATCATCCCCTGCTGGTGTGCGATGCCGAGCGGCTCAGCTACGCCGAAGCCGAACAGCACTCGGCGGAGCTGGCGCGCGGGCTGATCGCGCTGAGCGCCGGAAAGGGCACGCACATCGGGCTGCTCTACCCCAACGGAGCCGCGTTCGTGATCGCGATGCTGGCCGCAGCGCGGATCGGTGCAGTCGTGGTGCCGTTCTCCACGTTCTCCACCGAGCCCGAGCTTCGCGACCAACTTGTCCACAGCGATACCGAGATCCTGCTGGCCACGCCGTCCTTCCGCGGGCATGACTATGCCACGAGGCTGTCGCGCGTGACGGCGCCGTGGCTACGCCACGTGGCGTTCGGCCACCAGATCGCCGACGCGTGCGCACCGGAGCTGGCCGCCGCCCTCGAAGACGACGTCGACGGCTGCGACCCGCTGACGATCGTCTATACGTCGGGATCCACCGGCACCCCCAAGGGGGTCGTGCACACCCACGAGTCGCTGCTCGATCACCAGCGCAATCTCAACGAGATTCGCGGCCTGACCCCTGGAGACCGGCTGTTCTGCAACTCACCGTTCTTCTGGATCGGCGGCCTGGCGTTCGGTCTGCTGGCGACCTTGGTCGCCGGCTCGACACTGGTGTGTTCCAACGGCGAACCCGGTGCGGTCCTCGACCTGCTGGAAGAGGTACAACCGACGATGACTAACGGATTCGCCGCCGGCGCCGCATATTTGGCCCGCCACGAGAGCTTCGCAGGCCGCGATCTATCGTCGATGCGGCGCGGCAATCTCTACCCGATCATGGCGCCCGATGCCCGCCCATGCGATCCGGAACTGCGCCACAACATACTGGGCATGACCGAGGCCGGCAGCGTCCTACTGCTCAGCGGGGACGATACCGACCAGCCCGAGCACCGCCGCGGATCGTTCGGCAAGCCCGCACCCGGATTCGACGCACAGATCGTTGATGGCGAACTGTACATCCGGGGCCGTTATGTGATGCAGCAGTACTACAAGCGCAGCCGCGAGGAGTGCTTCGACGCCGACGGCTGGTTTCACACCGGTGATCTTTTCCGGACCGACGCCGACGGGTTCTTCTACTTCCTCGGCCGGCGCGGATCCATGATCAAAACCGCGGGTGCCAATGTCCTTCCTGCCGAGGTGGAGAAGGCGATCGCACACGTCACCGGCGGTCTGGTCGCCCACGTGCTCCCGCTGCCCGATCCCGGGCGCGGGCAGCTCGTCGCCGCGGTGGTGCTCGTTGCCGACAGCGAGACGTTCGACGAAGACGCGGTGCGGGACAGACTCAGGACCGAACTGTCGTCGTACAAGATCCCGCGGCGGTTCGCCACACTCTCGCCCGGCGAGCTGCCCCTGACCTCCAGCGGCAAGGTCGACCTGCCCCGGCTCGCGGCGGTGTTCGATGACTGA